The Larimichthys crocea isolate SSNF chromosome X, L_crocea_2.0, whole genome shotgun sequence genome segment CTTATCTTTaaaacatgctgcagatgttgtCATatagttttgctttttaataatTCTTATATTTAAACACAAGTTTTTCCCCTATATTCTATAGAAAGCCGACTCACCTTTCCAAGGTCTGTTGTACAATTCGTGCAAGTTGGTTGTGGTCCACATCAATGAAACTGCTTCCAGCATACAGCAACATGCTCAGTTCACAGCCATCCAGCACAGGCCAGCCATCTGAGGGTTTTTAACAAACAGCATCAGCAAAGAGGATTAAATCAggtaaataatatataatgatGATAAGTGCATTACAATTTCCAAATGTATATAATCTGCAGCAGGTTGTTATTGAACATAGGCTTCAACACCACATCTGCCCATATAGTTTTACATTTGATATTTAGTTTTACACTCATATTTGgatgaaacattaatgtgtGCCAAAATGATATGGTTTTGGATTTGCATGATTTAATTTGGGTACAAGCACAAACAATATGCCTTGTTCCAGGGTTTTGAAGTAGCTATATGCTGCTTAAGTGACACTGTGTCACAagcaataaaacatacatttactcAATTCAGTACACTCACTAGTTTTGCTGCTTCAGTCTTACTTGATCTGTTTAACATAAATCTTGGGAAATAAGGGGAATTCAATGTGCCATTATCCTGTATTTAAGCTGTGGCCTTGGTTCACCTTTGAACATGCCTAGTTAGTAGGAAATGTATAGGCAAGAAAATCAAAGTTACAGAGTTAAACATCAATTTCAGAGCATCATGAATTACTTTCTATCTTACTAACTAAAATTTACTTACAATCTTTAAATACAGCATTCATCCATTTACGACCTCTTGGTTTGAAGTGCTGAAGAGAAAACCCCCATTTAACTGCCTGAGTTTAATATTTTGTCTCTTGTATTTTAAGATATAATTTATAAGTTGTCCAGCcaagtaaaaaatgttttacctaCTTTGTAGCGAAAGATGTCAAACAAATGCTGTTGACACTGTCCCTTCTCGGTGCGAGGTGCTATCGCAGTagatttctgacatttttatagaGGGTAGAGTCTGACCACAGTCAAGCCCCAGACTAGTCCATGCCCTTAATTGACTACAGACCGTATTATTATTTGTAGAAGAAAACTATAAATGTCACCCTTAAGGGGGTGCTATAAGAAATGTGAAGAGATCATAGGATCATGGTCCAAGAACCATGAATGTCCGTGACAATCATAcaataattgttgagatatttaactGTACAAGTGAGACTTTGAGCAGCTGTTGACATGACAAGGTCAAAGGGTCACCAAAGGCAGGGCAACATCTGTTTGTTCCCaaagactgaacacaaactGATCAGAATGAAGCTGAGCGTTAATCAGAAAGTACAGAAAATTAGAGGATTTGGTAATATTTACAGAAGCACAGTGACACGAGTACTATAAATATGGAGGTAAATTGCAACACTGACGTAAATTTTAGCACTTGTTTTAGCACTGTTGATTTATTGACAGTGTTGGCCTTTAATCTTAAGGAATTTCTTAATCTCTTAACTAATCTTTGTGCATCCAAGCTCAGATTCAAATAAATCTACAGAGAAATGCATTGAAGTCTAGAGTTCATGAGTGTGGACAGTTTGTTTGTCCTATGGGCCCTGtttcagaagagagaaaaaaaacagcattggATTGTGTCTGAATGCGGCCTTGGTTGCatccagggccggtcctagctatgggcaatgtgggcggccgcccagggcgcattctccgtgggtggcgcacgaacgcccgaaaaagcaaatAACCccggtaattttcgataccgctcattaagttagcggagcgggcgccccgggagcggggtgttgacaaggcagaggggggcgtcggacagaccgacgggggcgcacgcatcccggggcgcacagcgcatccaggggcgcacgggcggccgttagggcgcaagagaaaatgtttccaNNNNNNNNNNcaaggcagaggggggcgtcggacagaccgacgggggcgcacgcatcccggggcgcacagcgcatccaggggcgcacgggcggccgttagggcgcaagagaaaatgttcgccaggaccggcgctggttgCATCTAGTGGTATAGTTCATAATTATATCCCCATCACCTCACCCTTTCCTTCTTAGCCTGAAGGAGTAACTctggtggctgtgaaatgtgcaaaaaaaaacctatctagagccagtgtttaaaGCCAGTGTCTAAATCTGATATACTGGGTCTGTTAAATGTGTGGGGAGTACAAAATTCATACATGAATGCTTTAATTGTGCATAATGTAATACTTTCTGAAGTAGCACACTGTACATAAAGTGTCAATACAACTACGTAACATAATATGCCGAACAGTTTAATTCAAAGTTTGTTATAAGGCATTACATACATAGAACTGTAATGCAGGAGTTTCCAaatgactgacacacagaccCTCATGAATGCTGAGCCAAGCTTTAATCAGAAAGAACAGAACATCAGATGATACAGAAAAAGTGAGTacaatattttgtgtgtgtgtgtgtgtgtgtgtgtgtgtgtgtgtgtgtgtgtgtgtgtgtgttttcatagtATTGAAGAAACATGTCACCTAGTACAATAGATAGACATTCACTGTTACTGTTGGTTTGGTGTTTTCATTAGATTTGTTGCCAACAAGATCGaacattcatattcacattcaATAGAATACCGCCAGCCGTACTCTTTTGAAAGCTTAAAAAATGGATCCTTTCAGTATCAGTGCCAAAACTCAGACGTAGGCATTAAAACATCTTAAATTCCTGAGAGGAGAGTCACAAAATCTATaggaagacatttttattaagCATAAGGCATTTTTGTCTCAATAAGCAATCAAATTTCATTGTTACTGCAATCATCGCAGTAACATCCACCATCCACGACTTCTGCGTCTACCACGTTTGTTGCCCCGCCTTTTACCTTTGCCTCTGCGCCTTCCTCCAGGTTTACCCCGTCTCCTACCCTTGCCTCCTTTGCGTTGCTTGCCTCTTTTTCTAACCTTGCCACCTTTTCCACGCTTGCCACCTTTTCCACGCTTGCGGCCTCCTCTGCGCTTGCAGCCACCTTTACGCCTGCATTGTTTTCTAACCTTGCCACCTTTTCGTCCACCATGGCCAGGTAATATTTGATTGCTCAAGTCTATGCCTGTTGGTGGGGCTGTACTTATTTCGTTCGCTACGCCAGGTTCTTGAATTGATGGGGCATTGTTTGAAACACATGAGGGTGTAACATCTCCGTCTGAGGAGCAGCTGGTGCACTGAAAAGGATCATCTCCAGGTTGGTAACAACGGAAAATGTTGTCAAGACCAAGTTTAGAAATCCcaagttttttaaaggattCAGACTGTTGAGACATGTCTGCACCAGGAACATCCACTActttagaaaacacaaaagcataACCCTTCCAGTTCTGAATTACATCGTTAATCTTGCTCGCGATACTGTCTTCATTTGCATTTGTACACGTCGGACTACATGGGGATTCTTCAGAATATATTACGAGGAAATTACCCTGACAGCGTTTAATAAAGGGTTGTATGTTTTCAAGAACTTTTTCTACTGCCCCTGCTGCCACTAACCTGGTCCCCTGATACACTTGACCCTCTGAAAcagtttgtttcactttgtctACTGGATCATCCTGAAAGACTTGCTGAAGATTATCTGGGTCTTGGTTCTGTGGGATGTTCACAGCCAGACTGAAGGTGTCACCAAGAGCATACCTACCAAAGGAAATATTACATTAATTTTAAATTCTTGAATTATCTTGGTTCATATAGATCACTGGTCGCCAAAGCTTCATAGGTGGTTGCAAGACTTTCTTGATTTTAGGGACTATAGGACTAAAAGAACTTAagaaaaattaaacacacacacacacacacaagatcaaGAAGCCCCCCCATGAAGCTTCAGCAACCTCTGGTGGGAGTTGTGACCCCCAGGCTGGGAGTCAGTACTACAGATGCTGATGTAAAATCTGCATTGTGGAGGTTGATAATAAATTCAGAACTGTAATGGATTGATGAAATACAAAGCAAcctattttttagtttttagtttttttattcatcagaaTCTCAATGTCACATgttaattatctcattatctcaagataaagtagtagtagtattatctTAAAGGAAGTATCTTTAGGACTCACTGATTTTTGATGCCTTCTATAATACTTTCGAGCCAGTTCTGATCCACAGCAGCCAAACTGTTTCcagcagacagaaagatggCCAGCACCACAGCCATCCAGCACAGGCCAGCCATCTGCACGCAGACCAggtttaataatatattaatatagtaTTTTCAACACACAGCATCATGACAAAGTATACGACAAACTTAAATAAACTTGAAAATACAAAGCAGAAGCTTATAGTCAGCAGTCTTGGATAAGAGTGTGCTGCAGGTAATAAGTCTATTTAACACAAGagaacatttgaaatattgacAAAGTCTCCTAAGATGATAATTAAATAACTCACCTTTACTTCTGATACCAGCACAATCTGCTAGTCAGAACACCCtgcagaaatgacagaaatatgacaggcaataatatttaaatttctaGAAATGCTAAGAAATTTCATAAcacactacaaaaaaaatgtaattttcatgcaaaaacatttgATGTTTCAGCTTCTGATTGTgaatggtattttttttttttgatgattaaGCTTTATAGACAAAAttattaattgagaaaataatcattagaaCATTTTATTGCATGTACCTACTTTGGTGTAGATGAATGTCTGTCAGATGCTCTGAGGACTCTGTGTCTTCCTCTCAGTGTTAGAAGGGAAGGTGCTGCTATAAGCAAACACAGTCATAGAGAAGTAAAGTGAAGTTTTATAGTGGACAGAGAGACCATGGCCAGGTGCCTCACAGAGGCATTATACCCTTAATTGGACATGTCTttgaaaaacaggaagatgaAAATTTGAATAAGGGGCAAGGCATTGTCTCAGTATTTGGTGAATTTCATTTATCCTGACAATTCTTTCCTCTTAattgagaaataaaaatgccagggccgattttttgcCCCAGTCCGCCCATGCATACAGTTAAATACAGATAAGAAGCCAAACAAATATAAGCAAGCTAGACAACAAACTACAAGGTCAGACTGTAAACACTAAGTACAAGGTTTCGAGTAGAGATAGTCAACTTACTTTACACtcattttacactttacacttaGATTTCTACTAAATGTATAGATCATGGACTCATCGTGTTGCAACGTTTTCAATTATCCAATTAGTTTTTGACtacatcacagagctgtgacatCATTTAGAGACTGTAAAGTGTAAACTGTATGTGAAACAACAACTCTAGTCTGGACTTTGTCTGGAGTTTATCTGTATAAACAGCTTCAttcagcgtctctctctctcctccggcaccgtgagttactatggttaaGGGGACGCCCTGAAACTTTGTAAAGATGCTCATCAAGAAGTTTTTGGTCAGTGTGATGGTACAAACTCATAAATATTGCCTGATCCTGAGCCTAAAAACATGTACTGAAAAGTTATGTACAGGGTTGATTGCTTGGGTAATACTTGAGAcaagaaaacagataaaaaaacatcaccaacTGCTTGAAGACAGATCACTTGATTAATCTGTTGAAGCAACATTATATAagatttggtatttttgctATTTAGCCCCCCAAGTTCAATACtaatgtggtaaatatggacagctgtacacatgtatttgttatgattatattacttagattaaatctatctatctagtgaGTCAGCAACTTTGCTAATAggcaaacatcaagcaagtgcacaAGTTTCACAAAGCTCCcgccaatgactaaaagtcagcccTAGGTTTACTTTTGTCTGGTCACCTCTCACTCGTCTAGCCTTTATCTAAAAGAGgatgtgtcaaaacaaaaacaatagcAGTGACTCAACAGTTGTGTTAGATAACACCCTCTGATAGCTGGAGATGAAGATAAGATAAAGACTTCTGCTTGGTGGATGAGTTCAGGCCTATGACCATATTCTTTACAGTTCTGAAACTTAAAATAGATGAGCAGATGAAACAGAGAattctacggaagccctaaaaggccatacatacatacattttattccacacgttttcccatgataatgagataatttcctccgttttctcgtgataacgagataatttcctccgttttctcgtgataacgagataattaatttgagatctcgagaaaaaaaaacgatagtctagtgtattaaatcaagtgcgcccgtattacagaatgtatggcaaatgcatgtagtccatgatacggagcgagcaaacctattgTCAAACCTATTATCAACCTACCtaaggttgatacacttgatctcaggaccatcctgactgttcactcactcagtatcaagcatatttactgtatcattttggagcaattcatcctcaaagttcattattttgaattgaaaagggcattatgtacaatatttactctactgtaaaatccctttgatctataatttctgacaaaggttgatacactttggctaatcctcactccagtcctgagatcaagtgtatcaacctttgtcagaaattatggatcaaagggattttacagtggcatAATAGGTttgctccgtatcatggactacatgcatttgccatacattctgtaatacgggcgcacggaggaaaattatcgcattatcatgggaaaacgggtggaataacatgtatgtatgtatggccttttagggcttccgtagaatTCATACTGAAAGAGAAATGCATTATTACCCACAAGATAATCTGCCCCAAACAGTATTACTCCTTTTTTAAAGAGATTAATTCTCATGAATTCTTATTTTAGACTGaactttgtagttgtttttctttaaacattgaAACAGCCCTTCACAGGAGCTCATGCTGCCTCTTTGAGAGGCGTTTTAGAGTCAAACAAAGTGTGTCTCCTCATCATGACTTGCAGATTGAGGATGGTGATTTCAGCTGAAATGGAGAAGAAAGGGCAGTGTGGTTTCTAGTATTGAAGGGAAGTCATTTTTAAGAGCgtgagaaaataaatacactccattttactaaaatgtgtttcacaaAGGAAAATGTTTCTAATTCAACTTTTCGTgacagtttattaggtacattTTGCAaaaactaatgcagtctaaGACAAAAGTGGCGTTGACTAAACAGTGTGATACTTTTTAGGATGTACTTTGTGGTGCTGAGATACTGATAGATTTGCAACTGTTGACAAGCAGTATAGCACTTAAAAGGCCTCTTGCAAACAGAATTTGAAGCAGTGGTCATTACATATAACCATAGACTGTACATAACATGGACTTAGTCTCtctgacgtcacccataggtttctaaAGAACAGATGTATCGTTTGAAAAACTATCAAAGCGTCAGTACTTTACATACTTGACAGCCCTAGTCTGGTCAgagtcaataaaaacactgtagcCAGCCTGTGTGTAACATCCTAAACTTATTTGTGAGGTCACTCTGGTGTCACTTCTGTCCAAACCTTTATGATGAACAATCATTATACAGAAAAGGCTGCAGTTAAACTGAGAGCAAACAGGtaacaacacagagagcagagcaagTGAAATTCCATTTTTGGAACGATACAATTTCATTTTCTTACCTATAGGCCAATAATATTATAGTTATATCATATTTACATGGTGTAGTAAAGGAGGATAGAGCACCCCCAACAACAATAGTTAACAGTCAAAAAGGCTTTAAGGTTCGCAGTCTCAGTTTCcggagagacaaaaaaaatgcaaaacactcACCATTATTACTGTTGCTCATGGGGTTAAAGGTTAGTTTTGAAATCTATGACACAAAACgaacaataaatatatactttatCCACATCAGCCACAGTATCTCTTAACTTGTAAATACTGTTGACATCAGCTTCCAACTtgtaataacttattttttctctcataaGTCTGAGGTGACTAAAAAGGGTATTTTTAAAGAGTACCTGATAGGAGAAGAGGTATATCATGTAGAATTATTTTGAATTTACTCGATCATCGCTGTCTTGAGCGGTCTGGTGGCTGATGTGAAAAGTTGCAAGTTGGGCTGTGCATGAATaagtgttattgttattgttattgacttcacagcagagttttgtgttgtgtatcGTGATCACATATATCTTATCATTGACAAGTGTTTTAAAtccttgtttcttttcttttaccttGTGTTATGGTCAGCCATTTCTGTTTAACGTGTCTTTTCTTTGAGTGTGATCTTCTGATTTTGTCTGAGGATCTTTGGGCTGACCAACCAAGCAGCTTTCAATCCAGCAGATCGTGGGGCTTGTTTAAGATCCCACTGATGCCAGAGAAAGCAAGAGCCTGACTGAGGATGCAGCATTGTTCTACTCTCTAAGATTTTTCCTGTGGTTCGGTTGTGGTTTGCTTGCTTGTTTTGccctttgtgttttcttgtcacCATTGGATGTTGTCACTTCACCTCACTTGTAAATAGTTACTGTTTAGACAGACGCAGTAGGAGTGAACTGCCTTTTCTATTGATgcattttctcctgtttttggttAGCATTAGAAGTTAGGTTTAGCAGTTGTCCTTTGGTTGTTTTTGGTGTTAAAAGCTAGCCAAAGCCAAccctttcttctgttttctctgagtGTTAAGTTGTACTGAATGCAGACTGAAGGGACCTTACCATGAGTGTGGCACAATGACCTTATCTGAACATTCAGAGTTTTATCTTTATTCAAAATTTTTAAATTATgaatgacagaaatgaaaggGCTTTCAATTAAGTatgaaagtaaagtaaaatagtAACTGACACTAAAGTGCATCTTGCACATTatccaaaataaagttatataaTTAGCATTGCTTTCATGGACTTGGTTTGGAGCTTGTGTCTTGGGCAGACTGACTGTGTACATTTTGTTGCTGGTTAGaataaatgttatattattttcagaaaaattaagattttaatttTCTATCACAATAaccaatgttttgttttttggaagaTTACGGGCCTGTACTTGTAGACTATTTTAGCATTATATCACCAGTACAACACATTCACTAGTGTATAATATGTTGCAGGGCTTTGACACAGAATATATTACTTATCAAACCCAGTGTGGCACCATGCCTTTATCTGAAAAGTCAAAAGCATCCAAATTCATTCATGTAAAGAATTAAAGAGTCAAATAGAACAGAAAGATATTGTCTTTGAAACACCGTTGGTTGTCTGGTATGCCTACAGGatccaaactgtaaaataatatttttttaaaagatgttcAGAAATGACACACAGGCCAGACTGTTGGGTCAAGCTTTAATTAATCAtaacaagaacagaacagaaaatcaGGGGATGTACAGAAGTATCAGTATAAGAAAATAGAAATTGATTTATCTTATGTTAGATCACATTCTGGACACATGAAGACTCGTCTTTGCAGCTGTTGTCCAACGctaatgtttgaaaaatgatttggtgttaaatcaaatatataaagAAGTTGTCTATCTGTAATGCATTCACCTCAAAAatcaagacacatttctgtACATGACTACAACATGATATTATTTTAGCtgaatttatgaatgaaaagtaTTTATCAGTAACAATATTGAAACCCAACAGTTCagaacattttatataattacaACTACGAGCAAAGTTCTCTCTAAACCAATATTTGCATTGTTGCAAATATCTGCTGGTTATCTGAGATACAAACAGGCTAAGCTGTAAATAAAGCAACAATGGTCAGGTTATTTGATAACTGGCATAGACTACATTAAAAAGCTAAATTCAACTGAATCTAATGGCAGGCATAATTTTGGAGAATATCTCGATCTTAGTATATTATTCATTGTGCAAATGTGTATTTGAATGCCGGAGTCAGACTTATGAGCACTATGTTATGGCTGGCTGCTTTCTGTTGTAAGATAGTCATAGACATGTTCTGAGTATTGTTTGGATGCAAAAGCACATTTTAAGAGTCAtagttaactttttttttttttttttttttaccctgccGCCCTCTCTTTTACTGCCACTCTGAATCCCCTCTGTATAACTGTCAGTATTTGTGGAAACCCCTGTGCTTGAACAAATATTGCTGCTTTGTTTGCCTCTGTAATCAATTTGTGAGGGGAACCCACTTCTGCCTTGTTGAGGCTGAAGGAATTAAGTGTAACATTCGCGGGTAACTTGATTACCACTAGAGCAGCTTGTGCACTTGTCTTTATCACAACGGAATATGTTTTTCAGACCAATTGATTCCCCAAGACGCTCAAGGGCTCCACGTGAGTCCTTCTCTGGTATTGGTGTACCATCACGGGGCTTGAATACATTGGAAAATACAAGAGCATAATTCTTCCATTTCAtaatcttttttatgttttcaagaATGCTCCATTTCTTTGTTATACCTGTACATCTCTGGGAACACGGTGAAGCAAGAACATAGAAAAGCAAcaagtcatttttgttttttctgtcaaccaaGGTGTTAAAGGCCTGAAGAGTACGGTATTCTGCGTGATCAGCTCTACCCTCCTTAACCGTATCAAAGCAACGTTTTTCACTTCTACTCTTTTTCCTACCCTTATCTTTTAACAGTGTCAACGTGTCATCAAGATGAGACCACGTCTTAATATTACGACATTCTTTCAGAACATCGTCCCATTGGACAGGTTCGTTAGGACACTGATCCAAAACATCGGGCCATCTCAGAACTGTGGCCGCAACCATCCTCGTGCCTTTGTACACTTCACATTTTAGAATAGTTTTTTTCACTGTATCAGCAGGGTCAGTGTTAAAGACTTGACTGATGTCGTACTTCTTGCTTTTCTCGTCATATGGGATGCTTACAGCCAGACTGAACATGGGTTTTCTGAAGGAAACAGATACACAAATGTAAACCAGGGGCAATTTAAAACATACACAAGTTCATAAAGTTCAATAGACCAAACCACATCAAACTAAACTATATACTTCACTTAGTCACTTATTGCAGTTATATTCTCTATTTTTGAGCATCCGGTAGAATAAACTGAAAGTTAAACTATTTGTCCTGAACTTTAGATGTagttttgtcttcatgttgtaagtcaaaaaaacagaaaatacgGAAGATCATCTTGGTCTTACTTTGCATAATGTAACATTTGTTCTGTCAGTGCTGGGTTTATAAAAATCTGGActagtgtttgttttatgtatggTTGGTTTTATACTTATGTTTGTCATCTGGCtcctttgtttctgtttctgtctttactctCTACTCACTATTAAGCACATTGTAATTATTGTTTACTTCATTATTACTGACCTTGGAACGTTGTCAGCTTTATAGCTTGGTCTGTACCTGCCATcagaaacatacaaaacaatcaacacacaacattttattttgaa includes the following:
- the LOC113746539 gene encoding uncharacterized protein LOC113746539 yields the protein MAGLCWMAVTLSVLLYAGSSFADVDQNHLAGIVKEIVDKYRPSYKADNVPRKPMFSLAVSIPYDEKSKKYDISQVFNTDPADTVKKTILKCEVYKGTRMVAATVLRWPDVLDQCPNEPVQWDDVLKECRNIKTWSHLDDTLTLLKDKGRKKSRSEKRCFDTVKEGRADHAEYRTLQAFNTLVDRKNKNDLLLFYVLASPCSQRCTGITKKWSILENIKKIMKWKNYALVFSNVFKPRDGTPIPEKDSRGALERLGESIGLKNIFRCDKDKCTSCSSGNQVTRECYT
- the LOC104918522 gene encoding uncharacterized protein LOC104918522; this encodes MAGLCWMAVVLAIFLSAGNSLAAVDQNWLESIIEGIKNQYALGDTFSLAVNIPQNQDPDNLQQVFQDDPVDKVKQTVSEGQVYQGTRLVAAGAVEKVLENIQPFIKRCQGNFLVIYSEESPCSPTCTNANEDSIASKINDVIQNWKGYAFVFSKVVDVPGADMSQQSESFKKLGISKLGLDNIFRCYQPGDDPFQCTSCSSDGDVTPSCVSNNAPSIQEPGVANEISTAPPTGIDLSNQILPGHGGRKGGKVRKQCRRKGGCKRRGGRKRGKGGKRGKGGKVRKRGKQRKGGKGRRRGKPGGRRRGKGKRRGNKRGRRRSRGWWMLLR